The Methanothermobacter sp. genomic interval CTAGAACACACAGGGATACCAATAGAACTATCAGACATAAGCGGAAAAGAAGTCCTATACAACAGCATAATCGAAGGAGAGGACAGCAAATGCGAACCAGAGATAATGGACTCTGAAGACCCACTCTTCATACTCTACACTTCAGGTACAACAGGCAAACCCAAAGGCGTAGTCCACACAACAGGAGGCTACATGGTAGGCGTCTCAACCACCACAAAAATGGTATTCGACATACACGACGACGACATATTCTGGTGCACAGCAGACATAGGATGGATCACAGGCCACAGCTACATCGTATATGGACCACTGCTCGTAGGCACAACCACAGTAGTATACGAAGGCGCTCCAGACTATCCAGACCCAGGAGTATGGTGGAAAATAATAGAAGAATATGGCATAACAAAATTTTACACAGCACCCACAGCAATAAGACACCTAATGAGATTCGGCGACAAATACCCCAGACTCTACGACCTCTCCAGCCTCAAAATACTAGGAAGCGTCGGAGAACCAATAAACCCAGAAGCATGGATATGGTACTACAAGAACATCGGCAGAGAAAAATGTCCAATAATGGACACATGGTGGCAGACCGAAACAGGAATGCACCTCATATCGCCACTACCAGTAACACCACTAAAACCAGGATCCGTAACAAAACCACTCCCAGGAATAGAAGCAGAAATCGTTGACAAAGACGGGAAACCAGTACCACCCGGAAAAGGAGGCCATCTCGTAATCAAAACACCATGGCCCGCAATGCTAAGAACCCTATACAAGGACGAGAAACGCTACATCGAAACCTACTGGGAAAACATACCAGGAGGCGTGTACACTACAGGTGACATGGCCCGGATGGACGAAGACGGTTACATATGGATACAAGGACGATCAGACGACGTGCTAAACATAGCAGGACACAGAATAGGGACTGCAGAGGTCGAATCAGCTTTCGTATCTCACCCAGCAGTTGCTGAGGCAGCAGTAATAGGAAAATCAGACCCGGTCAAAGGGGAAGTTATCAAAGCATTCCTCATACTCAAAAAAGGCTATAATTTAAGCACCGCTTTGATAGAGGATCTTAAGAAACATGTAAGACACGAACTAGGACCAGTAGCAGTTATCGGGGAAATGGTCCAAGTTGATAAACTCCCAAAAACCAGAAGTGGTAAAATAATGAGGAGGATACTCCGGGCCAAAGAAGAAGGGCTAGAACTAGGAGACACCTCCACACTAGAAGAATAAAAAAAAGGTGAAAAAAACATGGGACAAGAAACCGTTACTATAGTCGATAAAACGGCGAACCCAGCCCCACTAGGACTGCTGGGCTTTGGTATGACCACAGTTTTGTTAAATGTACATAACGCTGGGCTAATACCCCTAACGAGCATGATACTCGCCATGGGTTTTGCCTATGGTGGAATAGCCCAAATACTAGCATGTGCAATGGAATATAAGAAGGGTAACACATTCGCAACCCTAGCCTTCGGATCTTATGGACTATTCTGGTGGTCACTAGTATTCCTATTAATGGTTCCACAGATGACAATCCTTAAGACTATGGGTACACCAGTCCAAGCTGCCGATCCAGCATCACTTGCAGCATACCTATTCATGTGGGGATTATTCACACTACTAATGTTTATAGCAACCTTAAGGTTAAACAGGGGCCTGCAAGTGATATTCATAAGCCTCGCGATATTGTTCTTCCTGCTTACAATCGGTGAACTAACTGGATCCAAACTAGTAACAATGATAGCAGGATATGAGGGCATATTCACAGGTGCAAGTGCAATATATGTCGGTCTGGGCGAAGTTATAAACGAGGTTTATGGGAGGGACATCGTACCACTTTAATCCTCTCATTTTTTTATCTTAGAGGAGTCCCCATTTTTTCTTGAATGCCAACTTTTCTTCGTTGGTCATCCAATGGCTACCGTCACAGAATGGTTTATTCTCTGATAATCCACAACGGCATAATGTAATCCTATTTCGAACTTCATACTGGTAACCATCACTTGACTCTATGGGTATACCACCTCTAACCCATAATGGACCTTCACATTTTTTCTGTTTATCATGTATTACAACAATGGATTTCTCAAACTCTTTTTCATAGGCTTTGGCAGTATCCTTGGACCATAATACAAGTCTACCTGAAGGGCAGATCGTAGCTTCCTCTATTGCCGTTTTAATACTTTCAGGATCCCCTTTTTTTATCAGCTTTCGTATACCACCAGCACGCATGCAAAAACGTGAATGGTCGCAGAGTTCCGGTAAATCTGTTAATCTG includes:
- a CDS encoding CDGSH iron-sulfur domain-containing protein: MKPRIKVLKDGPYFVMGGIPLYDGEIVTDEEGHTIDIIEKGEYSPKETYFLCRCGGSNDKPYCDGTHSIIDFDGTETASRDPYILRALTFEGKGVRLTDLPELCDHSRFCMRAGGIRKLIKKGDPESIKTAIEEATICPSGRLVLWSKDTAKAYEKEFEKSIVVIHDKQKKCEGPLWVRGGIPIESSDGYQYEVRNRITLCRCGLSENKPFCDGSHWMTNEEKLAFKKKWGLL
- the acs gene encoding acetate--CoA ligase translates to MSEDTTVLLEEKRVFKPNYKVVEEAHIKNWEAELEKGKNIEKYWAEKAKELEWFQKWDKVLDDSNKPFYKWFVNGKINMTYNAVDRWIHTSKRNQVAILYVNERGDEEKLTYYELYRQVNKMANALKSLGIKKGDVVALYMPMCPEAVITMLACAKIGAPHTVIYSGLSVGALVERVNDAKAKIIVTADGTYRRGKVIELKKIVDEAVLRCPTVQTTVILEHTGIPIELSDISGKEVLYNSIIEGEDSKCEPEIMDSEDPLFILYTSGTTGKPKGVVHTTGGYMVGVSTTTKMVFDIHDDDIFWCTADIGWITGHSYIVYGPLLVGTTTVVYEGAPDYPDPGVWWKIIEEYGITKFYTAPTAIRHLMRFGDKYPRLYDLSSLKILGSVGEPINPEAWIWYYKNIGREKCPIMDTWWQTETGMHLISPLPVTPLKPGSVTKPLPGIEAEIVDKDGKPVPPGKGGHLVIKTPWPAMLRTLYKDEKRYIETYWENIPGGVYTTGDMARMDEDGYIWIQGRSDDVLNIAGHRIGTAEVESAFVSHPAVAEAAVIGKSDPVKGEVIKAFLILKKGYNLSTALIEDLKKHVRHELGPVAVIGEMVQVDKLPKTRSGKIMRRILRAKEEGLELGDTSTLEE
- a CDS encoding acetate uptake transporter, whose product is MGQETVTIVDKTANPAPLGLLGFGMTTVLLNVHNAGLIPLTSMILAMGFAYGGIAQILACAMEYKKGNTFATLAFGSYGLFWWSLVFLLMVPQMTILKTMGTPVQAADPASLAAYLFMWGLFTLLMFIATLRLNRGLQVIFISLAILFFLLTIGELTGSKLVTMIAGYEGIFTGASAIYVGLGEVINEVYGRDIVPL